The Musa acuminata AAA Group cultivar baxijiao chromosome BXJ2-2, Cavendish_Baxijiao_AAA, whole genome shotgun sequence genome contains the following window.
TAAAAAGATTATGAATAGTAAAAGAACTGTCaattagaaaataattttaaatagtaaGCACCTTTTTAATTTGCTATGGAGCATGGGACTTGTTTAATAGCATAAAAATACCCTCAAACTATACAAAAATAATGGGAAATATATGTTTTTGTAAAGGGAGAAAAATGAAGGCCTTATAGAGATGTGGAAATATAACGAAACAATGGAACTTTTGTGAGGAATTCATCCTATAtatcaattattatattattattaaaagtgaaaagagagaaagaatacAAGAAGTGAATAAGAACAACTATTCGCTGTGCATGGAAGTGATGGAAGATCATGTTGATATTCCAAGTATTCTTAATTTGAATAATGTGGTTGATATCTATTGATCATGACCTTGAATGGGACCAAGAGGGCAATAGGTAGGTAGGACAATATATTAGAGCAGATGATTGCAATATTTTACTAGTGATATCTTGATCTTTGGATTTTAATATTCCAAATAAATAATCAACTATTTGAATATCACATTTAATAATGGAGCACTCTAACATTGACTAGTGGTGCTTAATTATTGTTTCTTATCctttaatataaaattaagtGGCCAACAAGATACAAGTAGCATTCATGGCCACATCACACTTAACAAGTACAAATAAGCATCAACCACATTCACAATATCTTATCTCTCTCGTTTCCTAGTAAGAAAGCATAATTATTCCTTCTAACCCTCGTTATAATAATCAATTAGTGATAGAAAATAAGTCTATGACTAATATAAAATGCACAACAAGCTTAATTAGGTTTTAACGGATGATAACATACTATCGATCGAgagaaatattttatgtatttttttttaaccGATGATAGATAACATGATGGATCcacaattaataattttttatcttcttttattattattattataatacaaTTGAATATTTTTCCTATCATTTAAAGAATGTTTTTTAACTGTTAAATCCTTGGCAGGAAAGCCATATGACAGAGGCTCAagcttttaatatattataatccATAATGAATGGTCTCTTTCTTTATTGTTAGGTCATCCATCATTCACGATattttaactctctctctctctctctctctttctctctctcatttcTTAATGAGAAAGCATGAACGCTTCTTTAAACACGTACTGTTAACAGTTCAATACAAAAACTGTGTCTACTGCCGAATTATATTCTTGCAAGATAAGCTTTTACTATATTGTAATCCATCAGCTACTATCTTATGTTAGCATGACCGAGTCATAGTGTAGTGACAAACTAAGCCAATACTGTAATATTATATGTAAAGATGGCAGTTGCCAAGACCACTTTGTATAGGTTATTATTCTTTGAGTTGCTATAGTTTTTAAAGTATAAGTGAGGaagttcaaaattttataataatttattaaaatttttatcgacTAAATTAGCTGACATCTTCGATAATATATCACTTGCGTAAAGATCGAGATGAAGCCTTCCACAATGGTTTTATTATAACCATAGGTAATTCTTAGTTTCCATTACCTTTATGTTGATACACAGTTAAACAAACCTATACGGGATGTACAAGTAAAAACTAGATAAAGACATATTTTATTGTACGTATGGGAAATAAGGAGTCATGGAAGATGTCAACTCGATAAACTTTATTGCAATCAAATCATTTTATATGCTATGTTATAATTTTAATGACAAATTTATGTCAAAATAGAGTATTTTATTTATCTTGACAGTTCGTGCTTTATGTCTGCAAGTAAACTCGAAATGCTGGCTTCAAAACCTACATTAAACTCACCCAACTTGTTGGATATAATTAATTTCGATTTTCTCAAATTTATTACATATTTATGTTTAGAACAAACTCCATTGATTATAATCGTTCATTATTATTGTGTTGGTAAAAAGAaataacaatttgattttattaatgaTTTTATTCATTCTTGGTAAATTTTGGCTCGAGAAAAATATTACGGATAAGACAACTAATACATGAAAGAAGCTCACGAGTCTTCGAGGCACTTTTGAGGTAAAAATGTCAAGCTATTAGGATGTCACATGTATAAAGATTGAGATCGAAATAGATTTTTCGATTAGTAATCTCGTGTTGATAAGTATGAACGCTAgtagttaaaaaaaaatcatcttttcatTATGTTTAATATGAGATTTGATATCTAGTGGTAAtgtgacaaaatattttataaaatattgaaATAGGAAGTAACTCGTGAATGTCTTTAACAATGTCTGATTGACTTTTTATTCATGATAAGTGGTATAATTTATAATTACATATCTTGGATTCCTGTCCACGTGAGCAAACAGTTGAATGACAGTTTTTATAATACGAAAACTATGTATCATAAGACGAATGACTAACGATGTTTACCCTatcaattacaaaaaaaaaaagatgagtcATCTTATTATAGGTATATGTgtattcaaattataaaaataaaaaaatctatcattgtcgaaatcttattatatatatatataattctttaaAGAATTAAAGAAATGtgtgatttgttttggtgtcCTTTTCTTCGATTATGATATTGAATGATTTGGATGGATATATCATATGACTCATCACCGAGACCGACATCATATTAAAATTCAAATTCTTAACCAAAATATCACATTTTTCTTAAGGAATCTAAAACAAAATTCACGGGTGACCCCACCATCCACCGAGAAAAGTGTCCCACTTGGAATCTCCAAATTGGGTGCACTTTTGCCATCAATTGTCACTTTCCACGCCACATCTTTAGAAAAATAAAGTCCATCTTAGTTTGATCCcaataaaaaaaaggggaaaaagtgGCCTCTTTTCTTGCTTTTGGTTTTGGTTGATTGGGGAATATGCTCCAAACATCCTTCACTTACAAGCCTCTCTAatttctaattatatatatatatatatatacatatataatattattttttagttttaaaaatgtatgaaatatattttttaataaaatatttatattaattaatatattattacataaaAATGATAGATCTTTGTTGAAATATCTAAGTTGATTAATATGTCATTGTATTATTGATATCtcttaaatttaaatcaatatgtATGACATTTGatgtaataaaatataaatatatttatatataaaataaataaaatttttaattatttattctcaAAATTAAACTCTTTTCAAGATaagaaaacacagattaaatattttgtttattaGAAATGCATTGTTTCATAAActaaaacaattcaataatataaacaatataataaaaaatcgCGGGGGTATTCGCATGAATTTATATTTTAGTTTTCCCATCACTCGTGTGGGTCCCTTCATATGGGTCAGAGATCGGAGGCCACATTTTACGAATCACCAAGCAGGTAGCGCACGCGGTGACCTGCTACGAGTACATGAACCAGCTGCGGTACGCCGCCCGAGGCCGGGAGTTAAAACGGCGCCAGCGGGAAGGAAAGAAGGACGAGCGCCGAGCGGGTTCTGGATGGCGACGGAAGCGCGCGGCGAAGAAGGGTGCGGCGGCGGGAGTCAGTGGACGGCGGTGGCGAACTGGATCGTCGCCGGTGGGTGTCTCCGGGACGTAATCTCCTTAGACACCTACGCGAAGGACGCCCCTGCCATCCGGGCGATCTCGACGCCTATTCTCCTCCTCCGGTCCGGCCTCCTGCCCTGCGAGATCACCAGTGAGTTCACCGATCTTAATGTTGGAACTCATCTTCATCTTGGGTTATATGACGCAACCCATCGAGAATGAGAATGCCTCGACTGGGCCTTTGATGTCGTCGTGGCTTTAGTAGATGCTTATGCTTTTTGCGTCCCCTTCCTTTGGACCCTTTAAACCCTAACGAGTCGTTAGATAGAAATGGGTTTCTACAACCGATATAAGGAAGATCTCTGTACTAGTGAACTCATCGAGGTTGGTTCTTagataaatgcttcttttgcttaCCTTTCGAATCGACAAAGCAATAGCTGTCCTGAAGACTTCATTTAATGTCGAAAAGCATCCTCCTTTGCATGAAGAATAACACAGGGGTGAACTCTTGCTTTGGAGAATAGCTTTAACAAATACTTCGTCTCAGCCTCCGTGAGCGGTCGAGCCCTAAACCTATTCTCAGGCCCTGTTGATTGATAGAATAATACTACATCTTCTGTGGGCTTTTCTTGGTTCTACATCACTATTGATTGTAGGTAGATGCACTTATTATAGTTAGTATACTTTGTGTAGAGTTTTGATTCATTCATTACTAAATTGCAGCATTTCCCCTCTTCTAAGTTAATTTAGCTATTATGTGCTTCGCAGTTTGTTTCAATGAAAAGTGTAAAATACGAAAGATCTATGTGCGTAGTACAGCTCAAGCATATGAGATATACCTGTGCAACGTGCACTGTCGCGTTGCTGCAAAGGAAGTGGCACCAGTAATTGCTACTAATGTGGCTTCTGCTGATTGTGAGAGTGGAAATCATGCAACTTCAGAGAAGAAAGACAAGATGTCTCTCGCTGATAGTAATTGTAAAAGTGAAGATGATTGGGTAGAAGGAAAGGTACCTGATTCTCCCTTGCATGATCAGAAAACAAATGTTCCATCAAGGCAAGCTGCTGGAAATTCCAAGAAAGATTTTCAGGTAATTGTTGTTGCACATCATCCTTGCATCACTTTACTTTGTCGTGGTAATTCTTAGTTTTTAGCTTGTAATTTGCAGATATATTATGAGGCAACAGCTGATATTTCGGATGCTAGTCCGACTATGTCTGTTACACTTCGATTTCTCTCACTTCAAGCTAAGACCTATGTTCATGTATCAGAGATTTACATACATGCCG
Protein-coding sequences here:
- the LOC135605773 gene encoding uncharacterized protein LOC135605773; this encodes MATEARGEEGCGGGSQWTAVANWIVAGGCLRDVISLDTYAKDAPAIRAISTPILLLRSGLLPCEITICFNEKCKIRKIYVRSTAQAYEIYLCNVHCRVAAKEVAPVIATNVASADCESGNHATSEKKDKMSLADSNCKSEDDWVEGKVPDSPLHDQKTNVPSRQAAGNSKKDFQIYYEATADISDASPTMSVTLRFLSLQAKTYVHVSEIYIHADPVVTTEAGTPVHTGKKFGGSSHSAMFMPNPLPLFKSAEIMQLGSSQNITEKEASPSATVREAHARLKSGQSTYNGQSDLDQVSKSYARDKFVAANHIERVLDELVLRVTRIEAFCLRLEESLLKPFNSIEMRLQQLEELCHTYAERAQSRRQGACSRISAPEFISDDSDSENKDSFNFRSAS